The Candidatus Koribacter versatilis Ellin345 genome has a segment encoding these proteins:
- a CDS encoding DUF4139 domain-containing protein: MRKLAVWLLLVSSSFAQNTLKPAPVAAERSSEATRLPVRRVVLFKNGVGYFEHVGSVSGSQSVSIDFTTSQLNDVLKSLTVIDLGKGRIAGVNYTSVEPLDRQLGSLRMGLGQDITGAQFLAALKGARVEVRSGAATYIGRVLSVESREIKRKGDDEATSHVDYLSIITDGGELRQFEMTPTLGVKILESDMREDVTRYLSVLASGREQDLRRMVINTAGDGSRQLQVSYISEVPVWKSTYRLVLPKNGTKPFIQGWAIVDNTVGEDWKDIELSLVAGAPQSFVQELSKPTYARRPVVGLPETAMLQPQTHEAALNGIVVNTESAEVVDVGTGSAVALARNRDKLEGYSAMDGANAYDAGAGVGGGVAHKIVAAPPAVPRMATSSLMATQAAVAYGNDIGDLFEYKLREKVTIKKNQSALVPIIQQVVEAEKVTLWNQNEARPLRAVWLKNTSTDTLDAGTFNVLEDDTFAGEGIMDPIKPGERRLLSYAVDQGVTVEPKNESSEEQVARIVIKDGTMWQKREIRSHRTYVIRNANTDARNVVIEHAIQPSWKLVSETKPDETTVTHRRFKVHVDPKQTTKLKVDEAYPISNSFVLTSVSTDDVDLWIRSKSITPEVETALRTVINKQKAVAQISHEIQSREEQRKSISDDQARLRENMKALKGSAEEKELLQRYTRQLNAQEDSLDRLNKETDDLRARRELAQADLKKTVDEMSLDVTLQQTAVGD; the protein is encoded by the coding sequence ATGCGCAAACTTGCCGTATGGCTTCTCCTCGTTAGTTCCTCTTTCGCTCAAAACACGCTTAAACCCGCTCCAGTCGCAGCTGAACGCAGCTCGGAAGCCACACGGCTTCCAGTGCGCAGAGTTGTGCTGTTCAAGAATGGCGTCGGGTACTTCGAGCATGTTGGCTCGGTGAGTGGCTCGCAGAGTGTGAGTATCGACTTCACCACTTCGCAACTTAACGACGTCTTGAAGTCGCTGACGGTGATTGACCTCGGCAAGGGAAGAATTGCAGGAGTGAACTATACGTCGGTTGAGCCGCTCGATCGTCAGCTTGGCTCGCTGCGAATGGGCCTCGGACAGGACATTACCGGAGCGCAGTTCTTGGCGGCGTTGAAAGGCGCTCGGGTCGAAGTGCGAAGCGGTGCGGCGACATACATCGGACGAGTGCTGAGTGTGGAGTCGCGCGAAATCAAGCGCAAGGGAGACGACGAGGCCACCTCGCATGTGGATTATCTCTCGATCATTACCGACGGCGGAGAACTTCGGCAGTTTGAGATGACACCGACATTGGGCGTGAAGATCCTTGAGAGTGACATGCGCGAGGACGTGACCCGGTATCTGTCGGTTCTGGCGTCGGGACGCGAACAGGACCTGCGGCGGATGGTGATTAACACGGCGGGTGACGGCTCGCGGCAGTTGCAGGTGAGCTACATCAGCGAAGTACCGGTTTGGAAGAGCACTTATCGACTCGTCCTGCCGAAGAACGGAACTAAACCGTTCATCCAGGGCTGGGCGATTGTAGACAACACCGTGGGCGAAGACTGGAAGGACATCGAGCTCTCCCTCGTCGCGGGAGCACCGCAGTCGTTTGTGCAGGAGTTGTCGAAGCCGACGTACGCAAGGCGGCCAGTTGTAGGGCTTCCAGAGACGGCGATGTTGCAGCCGCAGACGCATGAAGCAGCGTTAAACGGGATTGTGGTGAACACGGAATCAGCCGAAGTCGTGGACGTTGGCACAGGTTCCGCGGTTGCGTTGGCAAGGAACCGCGACAAGCTTGAAGGGTACTCTGCGATGGATGGAGCTAATGCATATGACGCCGGTGCGGGAGTAGGCGGCGGCGTTGCTCACAAAATTGTCGCTGCTCCACCCGCAGTCCCACGGATGGCCACTTCCTCCCTTATGGCCACGCAAGCCGCTGTCGCCTATGGCAACGACATCGGTGATCTCTTCGAGTACAAGCTGCGCGAGAAAGTGACGATCAAGAAGAACCAATCAGCGCTGGTGCCGATCATCCAGCAGGTTGTCGAAGCCGAAAAGGTCACGCTCTGGAACCAGAATGAAGCGCGGCCATTGCGCGCCGTGTGGCTCAAGAACACCAGCACCGACACGCTCGATGCCGGTACCTTCAACGTGCTTGAGGACGATACGTTCGCTGGCGAAGGCATCATGGACCCGATCAAGCCGGGCGAGCGTCGCCTGCTTTCCTATGCGGTGGACCAGGGTGTGACCGTCGAACCGAAGAACGAGAGCAGCGAAGAGCAGGTCGCGCGGATCGTGATCAAAGACGGAACGATGTGGCAGAAACGCGAGATCCGCAGTCACCGAACCTACGTGATTCGCAACGCCAATACCGACGCCCGTAACGTGGTGATCGAGCACGCCATCCAGCCAAGCTGGAAGCTGGTGAGCGAAACCAAGCCCGACGAGACGACCGTGACGCATCGTCGCTTCAAAGTCCACGTCGATCCGAAGCAAACGACCAAGCTGAAGGTGGATGAGGCTTATCCGATTTCGAACAGCTTCGTCCTGACCAGCGTGAGCACAGACGATGTCGACCTGTGGATACGCTCGAAGTCCATTACGCCCGAAGTAGAGACGGCGTTGCGCACGGTCATCAATAAGCAAAAAGCGGTAGCGCAGATCAGCCACGAGATCCAAAGCCGCGAAGAGCAGCGGAAGTCCATCTCTGACGACCAGGCGCGTTTGCGCGAGAACATGAAGGCTTTGAAGGGAAGCGCGGAAGAGAAGGAACTGCTTCAACGCTACACGCGGCAACTCAATGCACAGGAAGATTCTTTGGATCGCTTAAACAAGGAGACGGACGATCTGCGGGCGCGCCGCGAATTGGCACAAGCCGACTTGAAGAAGACGGTGGATGAGATGAGCCTCGACGTCACGCTGCAGCAAACCGCCGTTGGGGACTGA
- a CDS encoding DUF3592 domain-containing protein, whose protein sequence is MSTTPAQSNNAPSTGVLPVIAIANLIVCIGFVLFSLPFYWKQIHILYSWPEVEAQVVRSQVVPAKADVPDSGLRYYDSDVQLLFTVNGQPHFAEVVSHRSPMVAKVRYETNKFPVGSHHKIRYNPSNLSDVRVNAGFNRRFFFAPLLISGFGAIFAIFALIFWGMARSSRRRVAAEQIS, encoded by the coding sequence GTGAGCACGACTCCGGCCCAATCGAATAACGCTCCATCCACTGGCGTATTGCCGGTAATCGCGATCGCCAACCTGATCGTATGCATTGGCTTCGTCTTGTTTTCGCTGCCGTTTTACTGGAAACAGATTCATATCCTGTATAGCTGGCCCGAAGTGGAGGCACAGGTGGTGCGCTCGCAGGTGGTTCCAGCGAAAGCCGATGTTCCAGATAGTGGATTGCGCTATTACGATTCCGACGTCCAGCTTTTATTCACGGTGAATGGGCAGCCGCACTTCGCGGAAGTCGTATCGCATCGCAGCCCAATGGTGGCGAAGGTCCGCTACGAGACCAACAAGTTTCCGGTCGGGAGCCACCACAAGATCCGCTATAACCCTTCCAATCTCTCTGATGTGCGCGTGAATGCCGGGTTCAACCGGCGGTTCTTTTTTGCCCCTCTGCTGATTTCCGGTTTCGGCGCGATCTTCGCAATCTTCGCTCTGATCTTCTGGGGCATGGCTCGCAGCAGTCGGCGTCGAGTCGCTGCGGAACAGATCTCCTAA
- a CDS encoding CcmD family protein, giving the protein MNSVAFMHAAYIVVWVILGGYSADLVARYVKLRKELRDLKK; this is encoded by the coding sequence GTGAACTCTGTTGCCTTCATGCACGCGGCCTATATCGTAGTCTGGGTGATTCTCGGCGGGTACTCCGCCGACCTCGTAGCGCGATACGTGAAACTGAGGAAGGAACTCAGAGACCTCAAGAAGTGA
- the ccsA gene encoding cytochrome c biogenesis protein CcsA, with amino-acid sequence MKTAFFVAAAAAVALLGFSTWQGLYVAPTDALQGDVQRVFYYHVPCAWVAGLCFFFNFCASIWYLIRKDSPADAFALASAEVGVVFCTIVLITGPLWARPVWGIWWTWDPRLTSTFVLWLIYCSYLILRKFATGGQGAVLGAALAIFGFVDVPIVYVSIRIFRTQHPQPVIAGGENSGLEVHMLHAFLWNLLAFTILGLVIVWARYIVQRIDQQVDEAHKQRALSMGGNA; translated from the coding sequence ATGAAAACGGCCTTTTTTGTTGCGGCTGCGGCCGCCGTTGCACTTTTAGGGTTCAGCACCTGGCAAGGGCTCTACGTCGCGCCAACCGACGCCTTGCAGGGCGATGTGCAGCGCGTGTTTTACTACCACGTCCCCTGCGCCTGGGTGGCGGGGCTCTGCTTCTTCTTTAACTTCTGCGCCAGCATCTGGTATTTGATCCGCAAGGATTCACCGGCCGACGCGTTCGCGCTCGCCTCCGCGGAAGTGGGTGTCGTGTTCTGCACCATCGTGCTGATCACCGGGCCGCTGTGGGCGCGTCCGGTGTGGGGCATCTGGTGGACATGGGATCCTCGCCTGACGAGCACATTCGTCCTGTGGCTGATCTACTGCAGCTACTTGATCCTGCGCAAGTTCGCTACTGGCGGACAAGGTGCAGTCCTCGGCGCAGCGCTGGCGATTTTCGGATTCGTGGATGTCCCGATCGTCTATGTTTCGATTCGCATCTTCCGCACCCAGCATCCGCAACCAGTGATCGCGGGCGGCGAGAATTCGGGACTGGAAGTTCACATGCTTCACGCCTTCCTTTGGAACCTCTTGGCATTTACTATTCTCGGCCTGGTGATCGTATGGGCGCGTTATATCGTCCAGCGCATTGACCAGCAGGTGGACGAAGCCCACAAGCAGCGTGCGTTGAGCATGGGAGGGAACGCGTGA
- a CDS encoding heme exporter protein CcmB has translation MTPSFSSVLASSIRKDLRMEWRSKDAINSMLFFSLLVVVIFSFSFDPTAETSREIAGGLIWTSFLFAAVVALNQTWARELKSQALDAFRVSPAPPNSLFLAKALGNMIFVTLLECLMAPLFTIFYNLRALGNWKLLPVIAVLGTWALVVNGTFFAAMSIRTRIRETLLPLILFPVSLPALLGMVSATSAVLTGDNSPIVWLKVLTVYDVVFTTVCLFLFETVINAE, from the coding sequence ATGACTCCTTCGTTTAGCTCGGTGCTGGCATCCTCGATTCGCAAAGACTTGCGCATGGAGTGGCGCTCCAAAGACGCGATCAATTCCATGCTGTTCTTTTCGCTGCTGGTCGTCGTGATCTTCAGCTTCTCGTTCGATCCCACGGCCGAGACTTCGCGCGAGATCGCCGGCGGATTGATCTGGACGTCGTTCCTGTTCGCAGCGGTGGTCGCGCTAAATCAAACTTGGGCGCGTGAGCTGAAGAGCCAGGCGCTGGATGCGTTTCGCGTTTCGCCAGCGCCGCCGAATTCGCTGTTTCTGGCGAAGGCGCTGGGGAACATGATTTTCGTGACGCTGCTCGAGTGCCTGATGGCGCCGCTTTTCACGATCTTCTACAACCTGCGCGCTCTGGGGAACTGGAAGCTTCTGCCGGTGATCGCAGTGCTGGGAACGTGGGCGCTGGTGGTGAATGGCACGTTCTTTGCGGCGATGTCGATTCGTACGAGGATCCGCGAGACGCTGCTGCCGTTGATTTTGTTTCCGGTGTCGCTACCGGCGCTGCTCGGCATGGTAAGCGCGACTTCGGCGGTGCTCACCGGAGACAACTCCCCGATCGTCTGGCTGAAAGTGCTGACGGTATATGATGTGGTGTTCACAACAGTTTGTTTGTTCCTGTTTGAGACAGTCATAAACGCAGAATGA
- a CDS encoding ABC transporter ATP-binding protein gives MTTSTQPIATEATAAVSLKDIVKFFGRFVALRHVSAEFESGKLYVILGDNGAGKSTLLRVMTGLLKPSYGEVKLLGEAPCERAQRFGYMGHAPLLYDELTGVENLSYFAGLYGMDADEKVKHAILTVGLDPDLDRRVGNYSQGMRQRMSLARSIIHNPDVLFLDEPFSNVDIKSAQDMAALLGTMRNAGKTLFVVTHQPAVLEDVADQYIVMNSGQIIERRKEYKA, from the coding sequence GTGACTACTTCCACCCAGCCGATAGCGACTGAAGCGACGGCAGCGGTGTCTTTAAAAGACATCGTCAAGTTCTTCGGGCGCTTTGTCGCGCTGCGACACGTGTCGGCGGAGTTCGAGAGCGGCAAGCTCTACGTGATTCTCGGCGATAACGGGGCGGGGAAGTCCACTCTGTTGCGGGTGATGACCGGGCTGCTGAAGCCGTCTTACGGTGAAGTGAAGCTGCTGGGCGAAGCGCCTTGTGAGAGAGCACAACGCTTTGGTTATATGGGCCACGCGCCCCTGCTCTACGACGAACTCACTGGTGTGGAGAACCTGTCGTACTTCGCCGGGCTTTATGGGATGGATGCCGACGAGAAGGTGAAGCATGCGATTCTCACTGTCGGCCTCGATCCCGATCTTGATCGGCGAGTAGGGAACTACTCGCAGGGTATGCGGCAGCGAATGTCGCTAGCGCGCTCGATCATTCACAATCCCGATGTGCTCTTCCTCGACGAGCCGTTTTCCAACGTGGATATCAAGTCCGCACAAGACATGGCAGCGTTGCTCGGAACGATGCGCAATGCAGGGAAGACGCTGTTCGTTGTGACGCACCAGCCTGCAGTGCTGGAGGACGTGGCCGACCAGTACATCGTGATGAACTCGGGGCAGATTATCGAGCGTCGGAAGGAGTACAAGGCATGA